A stretch of the Lytechinus variegatus isolate NC3 chromosome 5, Lvar_3.0, whole genome shotgun sequence genome encodes the following:
- the LOC121416007 gene encoding protein RRNAD1-like has product MPTQVVCSSDTVSQLRIYARQLHTIIEEYQELINSHVVEFFVKNRWEVLPKSWQAALDGLPPDIMANQLLDHEMHQPPQTVWPLSLLAYRAATQALALDTAPTAGDSLSIKMDPALKPIDLLCRLRVKAKKKHEILRLAEVINSATRKAGTERVVDVGSGQGHLSRLLSFGYGLKVTGIEAVGGHLTCAAKVDKKIKTIIQKRMERQSEQPVKSIPHTLPQHVECMVHPQITPEEFLDVINHQSAVSNDSDQSKKHRKEGAAHCAEGQNLEVLSPVEKSTEAPTSLDHFLDIPPPLGHPDHDPTKESSNACLDMANERSTLHQLVSEDRGSDAFVLAGLHTCGDLAPTMLRVFSKCPQARALTSVSCCYMKMKCALPEAVPSPPANSLEPVQNGDLRKTIHSDSLQESPILTENHDRLEFPREKSYSDNNSSVDDYSTLNSKGYPMSKFVQSLGGKIIKFTAMKLACHFLESYFKQLKASDANLILHGYRATLKVIIDGFDPGMTQSYSGIFRIKKAVASVRKPHLKTFQEYASGVLGALGIPCEDHRLAELEEICRPEWTNVITFHVLRSMMGPIVESLLLLDRVLYLFDQGIESKLVPVFDASISPRNFALVAIKDDDH; this is encoded by the exons ATGCCAACTCAGGTTGTCTGTTCAAGTGACACAGTGTCACAGCTCAGAATATATGCAAGGCAGCTTCACACAATTATTGAAGAATACCAAGAACTCATCAACTCTCATGTTGTA GAGTTCTTCGTAAAGAATCGATGGGAGGTATTACCGAAGTCCTGGCAAGCAGCTCTTGATGGCTTACCACCAGATATCATGGCTAATCAGTTACTAGATCATGAGAT gCATCAGCCGCCGCAGACTGTGTGGCCATTGTCCCTCTTGGCATACCGTGCTGCCACACAAGCCCTGGCACTAGACACGGCCCCAACAGCCGGTGATTCCCTCAGCATTAAAATGGACCCAGCCCTGAAACCAATCGATCTACTATGCAGACTACGTGTCAAAGCGAAGAAGAAACATGAAATCTTACGCTTAGCCGAG gTGATCAATTCTGCAACCAGGAAAGCAGGAACTGAGAGGGTTGTTGATGTAGGATCAGGCCAAGGTCATTTATCAAGGTTACTCTCCTTTGGTTATGGTCTCAAGGTCACCGGTATTGAGGCAGTTGGTGGTCATTTGACATGTGCAGCTAAGGTAGACAA GAAAATAAAGACCATTATCCAGAAGAGA ATGGAAAGGCAATCTGAACAACCCGTTAAGAGTATCCCCCACACACTTCCGCAGCATGTAGAATGCATGGTTCACCCCCAGATAACCCCTGAAGAGTTCCTTGATGTCATAAACCACCAATCAGCTGTAAGCAATGACTCGGACCAGTCCAAGAAGCACAGAAAGGAGGGTGCAGCTCATTGTGCTGAGGGACAAAACCTTGAGGTCTTGTCACCTGTAGAGAAGTCTACTGAAGCACCTACCAGTCTTGATCACTTCTTAGATATACCTCCACCTTTGGGGCATCCAGATCATGATCCAACGAAAGAGTCCAGTAATGCTTGCCTTGATATGGCCAATGAAAGATCAACGCTTCATCAGTTGGTGTCAGAGGACAGAGGCTCTGATGCGTTTGTGCTAGCTGGCCTGCATACATGCGGTGACTTGGCCCCAacgatgttgagagtgttttcCAAGTGTCCCCAGGCCCGGGCTCTGACCTCTGTCTCGTGCTGTTACATGAAGATGAAATGTGCGCTACCTGAAGCAGTTCCATCACCACCCGCAAATTCCTTGGAACCTGTTCAAAATGGCGACTTGAGAAAGACGATCCATTCAGATTCTTTGCAAGAATCCCCCATACTAACTGAGAACCACGACAGACTGGAATTTCCAAGAGAAAAATCATACTCAGATAATAACAGTTCAGTGGATGATTATTCGACACTGAATTCAAAGGGTTATCCCATGAGTAAGTTTGTTCAGAGTCTTGGTGGGAAAATCATCAAGTTTACAGCTATGAAACTAGCCTGCCATTTCCTTGAAAGCTACTTCAAGCAGTTAAAAG CCTCAGATGCCAACCTGATTCTCCATGGGTATCGTGCAACCTTAAAAGTCATCATAGATGGCTTTGATCCCGGGATGACCCAGTCTTACTCAGGCATTTTTAGAATCAAGAAAGCAGTGGCTAGTGTCAGAAAACCCCACCTCAAGACATTTCAAGA GTATGCTTCTGGCGTGCTTGGTGCTCTGGGCATTCCATGTGAAGACCACCGCCTAGCAGAACTGGAAGAAATATGCCGACCGGAATGGACCAATGTCATCACTTTCCATGTGCTTCGTAGTATGATGGGTCCCATAGTAGAGAGTTTACTATTGCTGGATAGGGTCCTCTATCTCTTTGATCAAG GTATAGAGAGCAAACTCGTTCCTGTATTTGATGCAAGTATCTCTCCAAGGAACTTTGCACTGGTGGCGATAAAGGATGATGACCATTAG